In the genome of Ensifer sp. WSM1721, the window CGCCGGCTCGCCCTCGCCGGCCGGAGTCGTCGGCGCCTCGGCAGGTTCCGCCGGCATGACCTTGGCGATCATGTCCGCGATCCAGGCGTTGCCGACGTCCCTGTTCAGCCAATAGGCATATCCGCCGCCACCGAGAAGGAGCGCGATCACGACGCCGATCACCAGTTGCTTGATGCCGAACCGGCGGGGTTTGGGCGTAGCGCGATAGGACGCTGGACGCGCGGGTGCCGGTGCCGTCAGAGGCTCGAAGCCTGCTTCATTCGCCTTGCCGTTCGCGGCCGATCCGTTTGTTCGCCCCTCTTCACTATAGCTGAGCAGATCGTCTATATGGTCCCAAGCGCTGCCGGCGCGCTCTTCCTCGTTCTTCGCCGCAGCCGGCTTTTCCACCGGCCATGACCATTCGGAGACATCGGGCTCTTCGACCTTGTCCTTCTTGCGTTCCTCTCCGGTGGCAAAAGGATCGCTGTCATCGAAGAACCACGAGCGCCCGGCATCAGCTTCGGCGCGATGTTCCGGTTGCGCCGTCTCGGGTTCGACCGGATGCATGCCCAGTCGCTCGGGCTCGCTCGCCTCTTCGTCGCGCGCCGTCTCGGGCGCCGCTTGCGGTTCGCTCGGCGATGCCGCGGGCGCTACATCTTCCCAATCGGGCAATGCCCACTCGGAAGGCTGCTCGGCTTTCGCCGGCGTTTCGGCGGCCAGAGGGGACTCGGCAGACGTCGGCTCTGGGCTTGTCGGTTCTGGCTGATGCGGCGCGGTCTCGGCTTGGTCGTCGCCAAAACGCTCCGGCTCGCCCTCCGTCGCAGTTGCTTCCTCGGCCGGAAATTCATGCTGAGCGTCGTGCGACGGCTGCGGCTCCTCGGTCGGCGCCTCCCGATCCGAAGTGGCGGGGATTGCGTCAACAGGCTCCTCGTCGTGAACCTCATGCTGCGCTTCCGCCTCCGACGTTTCGACGGCGGTATGGTCTTCGTAGTCCGGGACTTTGTCCTCGGCAGCCGGTGCCGGCTCTATGGCTTCATCACCATGCTCGGCCTCTGCGTAAGCCGGGACCGACGGTTCGGCTTCCGCCGGCACCTCTGCCGCAGGCTCCTCGGTCACTTCTTCGGGCGCCGCCTCCGAGGCCGGTGGGGCTGGGCTAGCAGGCTCCTCCACAAGCTGTGTTTCCGCAGCCGCCGGCTCGACCGTTTCGGTCTCTTCAATGGCCGGCAAGGCTTCGGCATTCTCGCTCTCGACCTCGGCGATCGCCTGTTCCAGCTTGTTGAGCTGGCGGTTGATCATGTCGTCCGACGGCCGCGGGTTCATGTTCTCGAGCTGGCGCCGCACGGCACTGCGCGCCTTCTCGTAGACCCTGCCTCGCATTTCCGGTGTGTTTTCCGACAGGCCGTCAACCGTCCTGCGAATAACTGCAACAAAATCCGCCATCAGAACTTTCTCAATTTCCAGACACGCAGCCGCAACCGCGATGCCGTTTGTTTTGCGCCGACACTAGTCCTCAAAAGGGTCCGTCACAAGTATCGTGTCGTCGCGCTCCGGGCTCGTCGAAAGAAGCGCGACCGGTGCTCCGATCAGTTCCTCGACCTGGCGAACATACTTGATCGCCTGCGCCGGAAGATCGGCCCAGCTACGGGCGCCGACAGTCGATTCCTTCCAGCCTTCGAGCGTAATATAGACCGGCTTTACCGAGGCTTGCTGCGCCTGACTTGCGGGAAGATGGTCGATCTCTTGTCCGTCCAGAGTATAGCCGACGCAAATCTTCAACTCGTCGAGGCCATCGAGCACGTCGAGCTTGGTGAGCGCGATGCCGGTAATGCCGTTTGCGGCAACCGACTGGCGTACGAGCGCCGCGTCGAACCAGCCGCAGCGACGCTTGCGCCCGGTGACCGTCCCGAACTCGTGTCCGCGCTCACCGAGGAACTGGCCGATCTCATCGTTGAGCTCGGTCGGAAATGGCCCTTCGCCGACGCGCGTCGTGTAGGCTTTGGTGATGCCGAGAATATAGCCGAGCGAGCCCGGCCCCATGCCGGAGCCGGCAGCCGCCTGGCCGGCTACCGTGTTCGACGAGGTGACGAACGGATAGGTGCCGTGGTCGATATCGAGCAGCGTGCCTTGTGCGCCCTCGAAGAGGATGCGCGCGCCCTTGCGGCGCTCCCGGTCGAGCAGCAGCCAGACCGTATCCATGAACGGCAGCACCCGCGCGGCGACCGAAGACAATTCATCCATGATCGCCTGGTGGCTGATCTCCGCCTCGCCGAGTCCGCGGCGCAGCGCATTGTGGTGGGTCAGCAGCCGGTCGACCTTCGCCGGCAGCGTATCGAGATCGGCAAGGTCCATGACGCGGATGGCGCGGCGGCCGACCTTGTCCTCATAGGCCGGCCCGATGCCGCGGCGTGTCGTGCCGATCTTGGTGCCGCTGTTGGAAGCCGCATCCTCGCGGAAACCGTCGAGCTCCCGATGGAGCGAAAGAATGAGCGTGGCGTTATCGGCGATGCGCAGGTTCTCGGGCGTGATCTTGACACCCTGGCCGGCGAGCTTGTCAATCTCCGCGATAAGCGCATGCGGGTCGATCACCACGCCATTGCCGATGACGGCGAGCTTGCCCGGCCGGACGACGCCGGAAGGCAGCAGCGACAGCTTGTAGCTGACGCCGTCGATCACCAGGGTGTGGCCGGCATTGTGACCGCCTTGGAAGCGCACGACGATGTCGGCGCGCTCCGAGAGCCAGTCCACGATCTTGCCTTTGCCTTCGTCGCCCCATTGGGAACCGACCACCACGACATTCGTCATAATTCTCTTCCTGTTCACACGCGCATGGAGAGATTGCGCTGTTCTCAAACCCGCGCATCTATACTGTGTTGTCTTTCGGAAAGCGACCCCGTTGTGACCTGCCGCCGGCCCTTTTTGAATGACAAGCTGCCGGTTTAAAGCCTATATCTCGAACCCTCCGCCTGTCCGGCACCCCAACGCTTCACCCCCACGGATCGCCTCGTCGTGAACGCCAGAGCCTATTTCTATCTCAGCATTACTGCGCTCTTCTGGGGCGGAAATTCGGTCGCCGGCAAGATGGCCGTCGGGCATGTAAGCCCCATGATGCTGACGACGCTGCGCTGGCTGGTCGCGCTTGTCGTCATTCTCGCGTTAATGACACCCCAGATCCGCCGCGATTGGGACAAGATTCGCTCGCACTGGCTGCAGCTCATCGCCTATGGCGCCGTCGGCTTCACTTTGTTCAATGCCTTCCTCTATTCGGCGGTGAAATATACGAGCGCCATCAACGCCGTCATCCTGCAGGCCGGTATTCCCATGCTGATCTTTCTCTTCAATTTCGCGCTTTTTAGGATGAAGGCCTCGCTTGCCCAGGTCGTCGGCTTCACCGTAACCCTGATCGGGGTACTGCTCACGGCCGCGCACGGCGATCTTGCGAGCCTGATGCGGTTGCGGTTCAATTTCGGCGACGCGCTGATGATCCTCGCCTGCATCGTCTATGCCGCCTACACGGTGGCGCTGCGCTGGAAGCCCGCGATGCACTGGCAGAGTTTCATCGCGGCCCCGGCATTCGGGGCGCTCCTAAGCGCCATTCCTCTCCTCTTCTGGGAGCTTTCGACCGGCAGCGCGATCGTACCGGACGCAACCGGCTGGGCGATCGTGCTTTATGCCGCGATCTTCCCGTCGCTGATGTCGCAGGTCCTCTACGTCCGCGGCGTCGAGATGATCGGCGCCAACCGCGCCGGCCTCTTCATCAACGCCATCCCGGTGTTCGGGACGCTTCTGTCGGTCCTTCTCGTCGGCGAGGCGTTCCAGCCGTTTCACCTGGTGGCTCTGGCGCTCGTTCTCGGCGGCATCGCGATCGCAGAGCGGGGGCGGCCGAAGCTGCCGCGATAACCGCACCCTATGCCTGCCCTGCGGCACCGCGCCTTCATAAAAAAGAAGAGCGCGCCGGGATACCGGCGCGCTCCAATTCGTCTGTGTCGAATGCGCTCTTGCGTTCAATCGATATTGAACACCAGCGGCTTTGCCTGACGGATCGCCGGGTTCGCGCGCAGGCGGTCGAGCACGGTCTCGGAGACCGGGCCGTCGACGTAAAGCAGCGCGATCGCGTCGCCGCCCTGCTTCTCGCGGCCGAGCTGGAAGTTCGCGATGTTGACATTCGCTTCGCCGAGCGTCGTGCCGATGAAGCCGATCATGCCCGGGACGTCGGTATTGGTGAGGTAGACCATGTGGTTGCCGACATCCGCATCGAGATTGATGCCCTTGATCTGGATGAAGCGCGGCTTGCCGTCTGAGAAGACGGTGCCCGCGACCGAGCGGGTCTGGTTCGCGGTCTTCACCGTCAGCTTGATGTAGCCGTCGAAGACGCCGGTCTTGTCGCGCTTGACCTCGGAAAGGATGATGCCCTTTTCCTTCACCATGACCGGCGCCGAAACCATGTTCACGTCCGCCACCTGCGGACGGATCAGGCCGGCGAGCACTGCGCTCGTCAGCGCCTTGGTGTTCATCGCCGCGGTGGCACCGTCATAGAGGATCTCGATCTCCTTGATGGCGCTTTCCGTGACCTGCCCGACAAAGGCGCCGAGAACGTCGGCGAGCCGGATGAAAGGCCTCAGGATCGGCGCCTCTTCGGCGGTGATCGACGGCATGTTGATGGCGTTCGAGACGGCGCCCTTGACGAGATAGTCCGACATCTGCTCGGCGATCTGCAGAGCGACGTTCTCCTGCGCCTCAGTGGTCGAGGCGCCGAGATGCGGCGTGCAGACGACATTCGGCAGGCCGAAGAGCGGGCTTTCGGTAGCGGGCTCCACCTCGAAGACGTCGAATCCCGCACCGGCGACATGACCGGACTTCAGTGCCTCGGCGAGCGCCTTCTCATCCACGAGACCGCCGCGAGCGCAGTTGATGATGCGCACGCCCGGCTTGGTCTTGGCGATGGCTTCCGCGCTCAGGATGTTGCGCGTCTTGTCCGTCAGCGGCACATGCAAGGTGATGAAATCAGCTTGCGCGAGCAGCTCGTCGAGCTCGACCTTGACGACGCCCATCTCCTCCGCCCGCTCCCTCGACAGGAAAGGGTCATAGGCGATGACGTGCATCTTGAGGCCGATGGCGCGGGCGCAGACGATCGAGCCGATATTGCCGGCACCGATGACGCCAAGCACCTTGCCGGTGATCTCGACACCCATGAACTTCGACTTCTCCCACTTGCCAGCCTGGGTCGAGCCATCGGCGGCCGGGAGCTGGCGGGCGACCGCGAACATCAGCGCGATCGCATGCTCTGCGGTGGTGATCGAGTTGCCGAAAGGCGTGTTCATGACGATGATGCCGCGGCGCGAAGCGGCCGGAATATCGACGTTGTCGACGCCGATGCCGGCGCGACCGACGACCTTCAGATTGGTCGCGGCGGCGATCAGCTTCTCGGTCACCTTGGTGGCCGACCGGATGGCGAGGCCATCATATTTGCCGATGACTTCGGCAAGCCTTTCCTTGTCCTTGCCGAGCTTCGGCTCGAAATCCACTTCGACGCCGCGATCGCGGAAAATCTGGACGGCGGTTTCCGACAGTTCGTCGGATACGAGTACGCGAGGTGCCATGAAGGCCTCCTTGAAGATCAGGTCTTAACGGTTCGGGAACGGCTTCGCCCCCAGGGAGAGCGAAGCAATCGCATCGAAATCAGGCGGCAGCCTGCGAAAGCGTTGCTTTCTGGGTCTCGAAGGCCCAGGTAAGCCACGGTATCAGCGCTTCCATGTCGGACGTGTCGATCGTCGCACCGGCCCAGATGCGGAGCCCGGACGGGGCATCGCGATAGTGGCCGATATCGAAAGCGACGCCTTCCTTGTCGAGAAGGGCGACGACACCCTTGGCGAAGGCTGCCTGCGCATCCGCATCAAGCGCCGAAACGTCAGGGTCGACAATCTTCAGGCAGACGGACGTGTTCGAGCGGGTTTCCGGCTTGACCGCGAGGTTAGCGATCCAGTCGTTGGCCGCAACGAAACGGTGGATGACCTCGGCGTTGGCGTCGGCGCGGGCGATCAAGCCCTTGAGGCCGCCGACCGACTTCGCCCAGAGCAGCGCGTCGATATAATCTTCGACGCAAAGCATGGAGGGCGTGTTGATCGTCTCGCCGGTGAAGATGCCCTCGATAAGCTTGCCGCCCTTGGTCATGCGGAAGATCTTCGGCAGCGGCCAGGCCGGCACATAGCCCTCCAGCCGCTCGACCGCACGGGGGCTCAAGATCAGCACGCCATGGCCGCCCTCGCCGCCTAGCACTTTCTGCCAGGAGAAAGTGACAACATCGAGCTTGGCGAAATCAAGAGCCTGCGCGAAAGCAGCCGAGGTCGCGTCGCAGATCGTCAGCCCCTTGCGGTCCGCCGGAATGAAATCTGCATTCGGCACGCGCACGCCGGAAGTCGTGCCATTCCAGGTGAAGACGACGTCGCGGTCGAAATCGACCTTGGTGAGATCCGGCAGTTCGCCGTAGTCGGCTTCGAATCGGCGGACATCGGCAAGCTTCAGTTGCTTGACAACGTCGGTCACCCAGCCCGCACCAAAGCTCTCCCAGGCCAGCATGTCGACACCGCGGGCGCCGAGCAGCGACCAGAGCGCCATTTCAACGGCGCCGGTATCGGAAGCGGGCACGATACCGATGCGGTAATCGGCCGGAACTTCTAGAATTTCCCGGGTAAGATCAATGGCTTGCTTGAGCTTCGTCTTGCCGATCTTGGCGCGGTGCGAACGACCGAGCGGTGCATCGGAGAGAGCTTCGAGCGTCCAGCCGGGACGCTTCGCGCAAGGACCGGAAGAAAAATGGGTATTCGCCGGGCGCACGGCCGGCTTGGCAGGCTTCGTCATATGCTATCCTCTCAGATAGAAGCCCCTCGTTGGGGAGGGGTGTCCCGCCGCCGGGAATATGGTGAGCCGGAGAGGAAGTCAAGCGCCTTGCGTCGCGTTTGAAAAAATTTATGGCGTTTCCGGCAATGTGCCTAATGCATGTCGCCCGCAAGTGTGCAGCGGTTTCGGGACAACGACATGCATTCAAACAAAGATTAAAGCGCGTCGCATGCTCCAATTGAATGCGACGCGCTTTAGGCGCATTCACCAAAGCGCAAAACGCAAGCCCGCACGGATTTCATGACGAGTGAGGCCGTCGTCATATCCTTTGGCGCCGCTTGCCCCGGTAAGGGACTCCGAACCGAAGCCGAACATGCCGCCATCCGCAATGCGCGAAAAGCGATAGCCAATATCGAGCTTCAACCGGTCCGTGACCTCGTAGGACACGCCTGCCATCAGCGCATAGGTAAAACGCCAACTGTCACGTCCCGCATAGGAAGCCCCTCCGGACGCGCCGGCACAGGCGCCGCCGCCGGCAACGCAGGTCGTCGTCTCATGGACGGTGTTCCAGTCGATGTGGGTCGCACCGATGCCGGCGCCAAGATAAGGCGTGAAGCCGGCAAGCGTCGCCAGATCCACATAGCCGTTCGCCATCACTCCAAGTGCGGAGAAATTGGCGCTGTGAGAAAAGGCACAGGACGTTCCTGGCCCCTCGCCCGCGCAGGGAGTGGCGACAAGCGATGAGCCGTCGAAGCGGCCCTCGAAATATTCCGCCGTCAGGTCGGCGCGAAAGACATCGGTGAATTGGTAGCCTATGCCGAGCGTGCCGGCGACCGGCTTGTCGAAGCGGGCGTGGTCGAAGCGAAGATTGCTGTAGCTACCGGTGCCGGCGTCGAAGCTGCGATAGAAGGGATCGCCCTCATCCCGCCAACCAGCATAGCCGATGTCGCCGCGTAGATAGAGGCGACCGGCCTCCCGAGCCTCCCTGGAGATCGTAATCTCGGGAGCATCGAGCAAATCGTCGTCGGCGGCCCGCGCAGTGCCAGACGCTAGGAGGCCGGCGCAAAGCGCAATGCTCCAAAATCCCTGCCGCCAGTCCATTCCCACGCCCTTTCGCCTCGGTCGTCAGCGGCTTGGCTGCTGCATGTTTCCCTGAACAGGAGCTGCTCGGGACAAGAGCATGCAGCAATTCAAGTGCTGGACCTTTGCGCCTCAAGGGACGCAGGTCGCTGCAGCAGCCATGCTGATCATCGGCGTTAACTATTGCAGGCACGGGTTAACTATGGGTTAACCATCTATCTTAGCATTTTGTACACTCCGTCTGTTCCGGCAAAACGAAAGGGCCGCCCCAAGGGCGGCCCTCCTAAAAATTGCAGAGTTCCTCCGATCACTTGTACACGATCGGCTCAGCCGGCGGCACGTAGGCCGCTTCACAGTTGTCGCCGAAAGAATAACGCAGGCCGGCCCGCGCCTCATGCACATAAATGTCCTTGTCGTAGGCCGGGCCGCTGTTGAGATTGTAGCCGAACATCTTGCCATCATTGATATGGCGGAAGCGGTAGCCGACATCGGCCTTGAGGTTGCAGGTCAGGTCCACGGCAGTGCCGGCCATCAGCGCATAGGTGAACCGCCAACCGCTTTCGCCCCTGTGCTCGACCGTCGGATCGCAGTTCGTCGGATCGGTAGCGTCGCAGCTCGTATTGCGCAGCGTTCCCCACTTCACCCGCGTACCGCCGATACCGGCACCGACATAGGGCGTGAAGGCGCCGTAGGTTCCGAGATCCACATAGGCGTTGGCGAGCAGGCTCCAGGCGGACATGGACGCGACATCGTTCGACACGCAGTTGACAGCGACACCGCAGCTACCGCTGGTCGACCCCTCGAAATCGGCCTCGCCGAGATAGTCGAGCGTGACATCGGCGCGCAGATAGCTGTTGATCTGATAACCCACACCGCCGCCAAGAACGTAGGAATCGTCGAGATCGGCGCTGTCGAAATCAACCAGATTGCTGTTCGAGCCCTGGAAGTAGTGAGCGCCGCGCAGGTCGTTCCAAGCGTATCCGACATCGCCTCGCAAGTACCAGCCGCTGGCTTGGACCACCTCCACCGGCTGTTCGACGTACGGTGCTTCTGCGGGCGGCTGGTAGACGTCCGCCGCGTAAACCGACGTGCCGCTCAGCAAAATAGCAGCAACGCCACTTAAAATCTTCCTCATGCCCAACCCCAATACATTAGAGTATCCTTGCCCGGCTAAACAGCACATGATCGCAGTCAAGCCGTATGCTTGGCAGCATAATGAATGGGAAAGGTTAAGCCCTGATTAACTACAAAAATTTACCTTGAATATTAACGGTTACTAGTATTCACCCGAGCTAGTGTTGCAGACGGAAAGAAGACTTCGCGGTCTCGACACGCTCGATGCAATGGTGCTCGATGTTGGCGCCGTTTTTAGGAAGAAGGCGCGAGCGACAAATCTTCACTCCCTCGCGCTGCTTGCGGGAACAGGGCCACAGCGCCGCGCGTCCAATCGGACGCGCAAAGGTCGCTGTAGTACGCGCCGCGTTCAACTCATGCGACACGCTTCAGGTCCTTGTTCTTTGCATATCGCCCGAAGCCGCGCAGCCTCTTGGGCCACATGCATAGAGGCGGCAAAATCTACGCCGCGCTGCGCACGCTGCCGATCACATTGACCAGTTCGTCAACGATGCGCTCGACCTGGCCGCGGTCGTCGCCCTCCGCCATCACGCGGATCAGCGGTTCGGTGCCGGAAGGGCGGATGAGGAGGCGGCCGTTCTTGGCAAGCTGCGCCTCGGCCTCGGCGATCGCCTGCTGCACGGTCGCGTTCTCCAAGGGCTTGCCGGCCGAAATGCGGACGTTCTTCAAGATCTGCGGCACCGGCTCGAAACGACGGCAGACCTCGCTCACCGTCTTACCCTGCCGCTTGACTACGGCGAGGATCTGCAGCGCCGCGACCAGACCGTCGCCGGTCGTGCCGAAATCGGAAAGGACGATGTGGCCGGACTGCTCGCCGCCGACATTCAGGCCGTCCTGGCGCATCTGCTCGACGACGTAGCGGTCGCCGACTTTGGTACGGTGGAGCTTCAGGCGGCGCGCCTGCAGGTAGCGTTCGAGGCCGAGGTTCGACATCACGGTTGCCGCTATGCCGCCGCCTTTCAGCACGCCGTCGGTCGCCCAGCTATCGGCGATTACCGCCATCAATTGATCGCCGTCGATCACGTTCCCGGTCTCATCGACGATCAGAACCCGGTCGGCATCGCCGTCGAGCGCGATACCGATATCCGCTCTCACCTCGTGCACCTTCTTCTGCAGCGCCGCCGGATGCGTCGATCCGCATTCGAGGTTGATGTTGACGCCGTTCGGTTCGGTACCGATCGTCACCACTTCGGCGCCGAGCTCCCAAAGGGCGGACGGCGCGACCTTGTAGGCCGCACCGTTGGCGCAGTCGATGGCAATCCTGAGGCCTTGCAGCGTAACGTCGCGCGGCAGCGTGCGCTTGGCTTGTTCGATATAGCGGTAGATGTCGCCGTCGACACGTTTGGCGCGGCCGATATCTTCCGGCTTGGCGAGCTGTGCCGTCATGTCCTGCTCGAGGAGTTCCTCGATCTGCTCCTCGATATCGTCGGAAAGCTTGTAGCCGTCGGGGCCGAACAGCTTGATACCGTTGTCGCGGAACGGATTGTGCGAGGCGGAGATCATCACCCCGACGTCCGCGCGCAACGATCGCGTCAGCATGGCGACGCCCGGCGTCGGGATCGGCCCGAGCAGGAAGACGTCGAGACCCGCCGCCGTGAAGCCGGCGACCATTGCATTTTCGAGCATGTAGCCGGAGAGGCGCGTATCCTTGCCGATCACCACGCGGTGGCGATGGGCGCCGTTCCTGAAAATGGTTCCGACCGCAATGCCGACCCGCATGGCGAGGTCCGGCGTCATCGGAAAAATATTGGATTGTCCACGAATACCGTCGGTGCCGAAATATCTGCGCTTCATAAAAACTCCATTGTCCTGCTTCGGCAGGATCTCTTTTGCCGGCCCCATCTGCCTGCGTGTTCCGCGACGGGTTTTCATGTCTGCGAAGACCTCGCTTACGGGCCCGTCTCCAACTCGGAATGAGGGGAAGCGTCGGGCAAACTCTCCACACCCGTCCGCTCTTGGTCGTTAAACGCCCTCCCCGATCAGATCGGGAAAATCAAGTGGCCCCGCGCCATCTTTGGCACAAAACCGTGTGAAACGGCAGCAATCCTACCATCAGAAATCATTACAGCGCGTTACCAAGCGCAGGAGAAGAAAAAAGAAACGGCGCATCAAAAAAGCCGCCGCCCCTTCGGAGCGACGGCTTTGATCATCATGCTTAACGGCCTATTGCGGCTGCGGTTCGAAGCCGCCTTCGGGCTCTTCGCCCTTGCTGCCGACTTCCTTTTTGGTGCCGGCCGAAGGTACGGCCGATCCGCGATGCGGCGGGGTGTCGTCGCCGAGATCGCGCGCCGGCTTCTCGCCGCGGATCAGTGCCTTGATCTCGTCGCCGGTCAGCGTTTCGTATTCGAGCAACCCTTCCGCAAGCGCGACGAACTCGTGGTTCTTTTCCGTGAGGATGCTGCGCGCCGCTTCATAGGCGTCGTCAATCAGGCGGCGGATTTCGTTGTCGATCTTCTGGGCCGTCGCTTCCGAAACGTTCTTCTGCTGCGCGACGGAATGGCCGAGGAAGACTTCCTGCTGGTTCTCCCCATAGGCGACCTGTCCGAGTTGGTCGGAGAAGCCCCACTGCGTCACCATCGCACGGGCGAGCTTGGTCGCCTGCTCGATGTCGGAGGATGCGCCGGAGGTGATGTTCTCCTTGCCGAAAGTCAACTCCTCGGCAACGCGGCCGCCCATCATGATGGCGAGACGCGAGATCATCCACTTGTAGCTCATCGAATAACGGTCGCCCTCGGGCAATTGCATGACCATGCCGAGCGCACGGCCGCGCGGAATGATCGTCGCCTTGTGCAGTGGATCGGCCGAGGGAACGTTGAGCGCAACGATCGCATGGCCGGCCTCATGGTAGGCTGTGAGCTTCTTCTCCGCCTCGGTCATGGCGGAGGAGCGACGCTCCGCGCCCATCATGATCTTGTCCTTGGCGTCCTCGAACTCCTGCATCGTGACGAGGCGCTTGTTGCGGCGCGCCGCCATCAGTGCCGCCTCGTTGACGAGATTCATGAGGTCGGCGCCGGAGAAGCCCGGGGTACCGCGCGCCAGCACTTTGAGGTCGACATTCGGCGCCAGCGGCACGTTGCGGACATGCACCTTGAGGATGCGTTCGCGGCCGTTGATGTCCGGGTTCGGCACCACGACCTGGCGGTCGAACCGGCCCGGGCGCAGGAGCGCCGGATCGAGCACGTCCGGGCGGTTGGTCGCGGCGATCAGGATGATGCCTTCATTCGCCTCGAAGCCGTCCATCTCGACAAGCAATTGGTTCAGCGTCTGCTCGCGCTCGTCATTGCCGCCGCCGAGGCCGGCGCCGCGATGGCGACCGACCGCATCGATTTCGTCGATGAAGATGATGCAGGGCGCGTTCTTCTTCGCCTGCTCGAACATGTCGCGGACGCGCGATGCACCGACACCGACGAACATTTCGACGAAGTCGGAGCCGGAGATCGTGAAGAAGGGCACGTTCGCCTCACCCGCGACCGAGCGGGCAAGCAGCGTCTTACCGGTACCGGGCGGGCCGACGAGCAGCACGCCGCGCGGGATACGGCCGCCAAGCCGCTGGAACTTCTGCGGGTCGCGCAGGAATTCGACGATTTCCTCGAGATCCTGTTTGGCCTCGTCGACGCCGGCGACGTCGTCAAATGTGACGCGGCCGTGTGCTTCGGTCAGAAGTTTGGCTTTCGACTTGCCGAAGCCCATGGCGCCGCGCGAGCCGCCTTGCATCTGTCGCATGAAGAACAGCCAGACGCCGAGGATCAGGAGCATCGGCAACAGCGTACCGATATAGCTCAGGAAACCCGACGAACCGTCGGTCTCCGGGCGAACGGTCACCGTGACATCCTTGGCTTCCAGCCGCTCCGTAAGCGCCGTATCGACGGAAGGCGCATAGGTCTGGAAGGTCGCGCCGCTCTCGGTATAGCTGCCGATCACCTTCGAGCCGGTGATCACCACTTCCTTGACACGGCTGGCATCAACGTCCTTCAGGAACTGCGAGAAGGGAATTTCACGCGAACCGGTTCGTTCTGTCGGCTGCTGGAACATGCTGAATAGCGCTATCAGGAGAAGCGCTATGATTGCCCAGAGGGCAAAATTTCGAAAATTAGGGTTCATCGAACTCCCCGGAACCTGCCGCAGGCCGCACGATCGGCGGCCCGTACTCTTGTTCCTAACATAAGGTTCCGGTGCCGCCTTGCCAAGGCAAACCGCCGGCTACCCTTCCATTTCTGTCAAAACGTCGCGAACCGGCGGAGCGCGGTATCGATCGCGCCCGAACAGGACGGCGATCGCATCCGCCATGATCCTGTCGAAACCCGGCAAAAAGGTGTCGTAAGGGGCGATGCGGCATTCGACTTCCGCCGAAGCCTCCTCCAACGTGGCGTCCGCTGTCGCGATGTGTGGTGCCACCA includes:
- the glmM gene encoding phosphoglucosamine mutase — translated: MKRRYFGTDGIRGQSNIFPMTPDLAMRVGIAVGTIFRNGAHRHRVVIGKDTRLSGYMLENAMVAGFTAAGLDVFLLGPIPTPGVAMLTRSLRADVGVMISASHNPFRDNGIKLFGPDGYKLSDDIEEQIEELLEQDMTAQLAKPEDIGRAKRVDGDIYRYIEQAKRTLPRDVTLQGLRIAIDCANGAAYKVAPSALWELGAEVVTIGTEPNGVNINLECGSTHPAALQKKVHEVRADIGIALDGDADRVLIVDETGNVIDGDQLMAVIADSWATDGVLKGGGIAATVMSNLGLERYLQARRLKLHRTKVGDRYVVEQMRQDGLNVGGEQSGHIVLSDFGTTGDGLVAALQILAVVKRQGKTVSEVCRRFEPVPQILKNVRISAGKPLENATVQQAIAEAEAQLAKNGRLLIRPSGTEPLIRVMAEGDDRGQVERIVDELVNVIGSVRSAA
- the ftsH gene encoding ATP-dependent zinc metalloprotease FtsH is translated as MNPNFRNFALWAIIALLLIALFSMFQQPTERTGSREIPFSQFLKDVDASRVKEVVITGSKVIGSYTESGATFQTYAPSVDTALTERLEAKDVTVTVRPETDGSSGFLSYIGTLLPMLLILGVWLFFMRQMQGGSRGAMGFGKSKAKLLTEAHGRVTFDDVAGVDEAKQDLEEIVEFLRDPQKFQRLGGRIPRGVLLVGPPGTGKTLLARSVAGEANVPFFTISGSDFVEMFVGVGASRVRDMFEQAKKNAPCIIFIDEIDAVGRHRGAGLGGGNDEREQTLNQLLVEMDGFEANEGIILIAATNRPDVLDPALLRPGRFDRQVVVPNPDINGRERILKVHVRNVPLAPNVDLKVLARGTPGFSGADLMNLVNEAALMAARRNKRLVTMQEFEDAKDKIMMGAERRSSAMTEAEKKLTAYHEAGHAIVALNVPSADPLHKATIIPRGRALGMVMQLPEGDRYSMSYKWMISRLAIMMGGRVAEELTFGKENITSGASSDIEQATKLARAMVTQWGFSDQLGQVAYGENQQEVFLGHSVAQQKNVSEATAQKIDNEIRRLIDDAYEAARSILTEKNHEFVALAEGLLEYETLTGDEIKALIRGEKPARDLGDDTPPHRGSAVPSAGTKKEVGSKGEEPEGGFEPQPQ